One window from the genome of Chryseobacterium culicis encodes:
- a CDS encoding polysaccharide deacetylase family protein gives MKDRIINVLAAFESENIGKSFPLDYCLPLYHSVSDKELPHLKHVIRYKNTRQFEEDLDHMAKNFQFVDWQEFKEYKAGNFKPAKKIALLTFDDGFREFYDVAVPVLERKGIYACNFINPAFIDNKEMMFRCKASLLADAAEKIKTIDPEIYFIFSLKNADRSILQKKILSINYQEKDILDQLAEKFEIDFKAYSQEYKPYLTTAELKELTRKGFGISSHSWDHPKYGDLSLKEQMETTDKTFAYLKENGFLYESFAFPFTDFEVKKDFFDELYKNEEIYCSFGCAGIKLDSIKRNFQRIPMEMGESGAQILKKEMAYFRLKKLINKNMIIRK, from the coding sequence ATGAAAGACAGGATCATCAATGTACTGGCAGCCTTCGAATCTGAAAATATCGGGAAATCTTTTCCGCTGGATTACTGTCTGCCACTTTATCACAGTGTTTCCGACAAAGAACTTCCTCATTTAAAACATGTGATCCGCTATAAGAATACCAGACAGTTTGAAGAAGATCTGGATCATATGGCAAAGAATTTTCAGTTTGTCGACTGGCAGGAATTCAAGGAATATAAAGCTGGAAATTTTAAACCCGCAAAAAAGATTGCTTTGCTCACTTTTGATGATGGCTTCAGAGAGTTTTATGATGTAGCGGTGCCTGTGTTGGAGCGTAAAGGAATTTATGCCTGTAATTTTATCAATCCTGCTTTCATAGACAATAAAGAGATGATGTTCAGATGCAAGGCAAGTTTGCTTGCGGATGCTGCTGAAAAAATAAAAACCATAGATCCTGAAATTTATTTTATCTTTTCGCTGAAAAACGCAGACAGGAGCATTTTACAAAAGAAAATTTTATCTATAAATTATCAGGAAAAAGATATTCTGGATCAGCTTGCAGAAAAATTTGAAATAGATTTTAAAGCATATTCCCAAGAATATAAGCCTTATTTAACCACAGCAGAATTAAAAGAACTTACCCGTAAAGGCTTCGGAATTTCTTCGCACAGCTGGGATCATCCGAAATATGGAGATTTATCTCTGAAAGAACAGATGGAAACAACGGATAAGACTTTTGCTTATTTAAAAGAAAATGGCTTCCTGTACGAAAGTTTCGCCTTTCCGTTTACCGATTTTGAAGTAAAGAAAGACTTTTTTGATGAGCTCTATAAAAATGAGGAAATCTACTGCAGCTTTGGATGTGCTGGGATAAAACTAGACAGTATAAAAAGAAATTTTCAGAGAATTCCAATGGAAATGGGAGAGAGCGGAGCACAGATATTAAAAAAGGAAATGGCTTATTTCCGACTGAAAAAGCTCATCAATAAAAACATGATTATAAGAAAATGA
- a CDS encoding S46 family peptidase, whose amino-acid sequence MTKKILLSVFLLPAAMAFAQQYGGMWIPTELNEKEMKDLGMKISAKDIFNPQKPSIKDAVVQFNGGCTAEIISPKGLLLTNHHCGFGQIQAHSTVQNDLLSNGFWAKNTEGELPNPGVKVDFIVDIKEVTDHILEGTDNLTEPELTKKINNNIEVYKNSQKIESYQSIMVKPMYYGNKYYAYTIETYKDIRLVGAPPQSIGKFGSDTDNWVWPRHTGDFSMFRIYADKNNRPAEYSKDNVPYVPKHYLPVSIKDKNENDFTFVFGFPGRTTEYLPAVGVEKIMKDIDPARIAVRDVALKTLDEKMRVDNETRIKYASKYASVANYWKKWIGEVEGLKKSNAVEKKVMYEGSLVAKNPEIKTTLDQLNKLYNDQAPYALNNAYYTEVIRNAETLKLAGDYYDFVASVEAGRMDEKELSKLKSKLTSFYKDYSAELDAKVTAKLLALYVNKTAPQFLPAGFNKYKDENANIPVVEDMSKNSIITGRTVVNGGALTADIEKAFSNQDKLIKTLKKDPIYQLYVSMRETYMKTADPQYTSLQAKIDALQKKFMAQQMQTDKDRKFFPDANSTLRVTYGKVKGSTPRDAVSYGYQTHLAGVMEKYVPGDYEFDVPKKLIDLYNKKDFGSYKDKTGDVPVGFTATNHTTGGNSGSPALDANGNLVGLNFDRQWEGTMSDINYDPRFSRNIMVDTKYILFIIEKFADSKWLVDEMKIIK is encoded by the coding sequence ATGACAAAAAAGATACTTTTATCTGTATTTCTTTTGCCGGCTGCAATGGCATTTGCGCAACAATATGGAGGAATGTGGATTCCTACAGAGCTGAATGAAAAGGAAATGAAGGATTTAGGAATGAAGATTTCTGCAAAAGATATTTTCAATCCTCAGAAGCCAAGCATTAAGGATGCGGTTGTACAGTTTAACGGCGGATGTACTGCAGAAATTATTTCGCCTAAAGGATTGCTTTTAACGAACCATCACTGTGGTTTTGGGCAGATTCAGGCACATTCTACAGTTCAGAATGACCTTCTTTCGAATGGATTCTGGGCAAAAAATACAGAAGGAGAGCTTCCTAATCCGGGAGTAAAAGTGGATTTTATTGTAGATATAAAAGAAGTTACTGATCATATTTTAGAAGGAACAGATAATCTTACAGAGCCTGAACTGACTAAAAAGATCAACAACAATATTGAGGTGTACAAAAACTCTCAGAAAATTGAATCTTACCAGTCGATCATGGTAAAACCTATGTATTATGGAAACAAATACTATGCTTATACCATCGAAACGTATAAAGATATCCGTCTTGTAGGAGCACCGCCTCAAAGCATCGGGAAATTCGGGAGTGATACAGACAACTGGGTTTGGCCTAGACACACCGGAGATTTCTCTATGTTCAGAATCTATGCAGATAAGAATAACCGACCTGCAGAATATTCAAAAGATAACGTGCCTTACGTTCCTAAACACTACTTACCGGTTTCTATAAAAGATAAAAACGAGAACGATTTTACTTTTGTATTCGGATTCCCGGGAAGAACTACAGAATATCTTCCTGCAGTTGGTGTTGAGAAAATCATGAAGGATATTGATCCTGCAAGAATTGCGGTACGTGATGTTGCGTTGAAAACATTGGACGAAAAGATGCGTGTTGACAATGAAACACGTATTAAATATGCTTCAAAATATGCTTCAGTAGCTAACTACTGGAAAAAGTGGATTGGTGAAGTAGAAGGATTGAAAAAATCCAATGCTGTAGAAAAGAAAGTAATGTATGAAGGTTCTTTGGTGGCTAAAAACCCGGAGATCAAGACTACTTTGGATCAGTTGAATAAACTTTACAATGATCAGGCTCCTTATGCATTAAACAATGCGTATTATACAGAAGTAATCAGAAATGCAGAGACTTTGAAACTTGCCGGTGATTATTATGATTTTGTAGCTTCTGTAGAAGCCGGAAGAATGGATGAGAAGGAACTTTCAAAGTTAAAATCAAAATTAACTTCTTTCTATAAGGATTACAGTGCAGAGCTTGATGCTAAAGTAACCGCAAAGTTATTGGCTTTATATGTTAATAAAACTGCACCACAGTTTTTACCAGCAGGATTCAATAAATATAAAGATGAGAATGCTAATATTCCAGTAGTGGAAGATATGTCTAAAAACTCTATTATCACAGGAAGAACTGTGGTAAACGGAGGAGCATTGACTGCAGATATTGAGAAAGCATTTTCTAATCAGGATAAACTGATCAAAACGTTAAAGAAAGATCCTATTTATCAGCTGTATGTTTCTATGAGAGAAACCTATATGAAAACTGCTGATCCACAGTATACTTCACTTCAGGCAAAAATTGATGCTTTACAGAAGAAGTTCATGGCACAGCAGATGCAGACGGATAAAGACAGAAAGTTCTTCCCGGATGCGAACTCTACGCTTCGTGTAACGTATGGTAAAGTAAAAGGTTCTACTCCTAGAGATGCGGTTTCTTACGGATACCAGACTCACCTTGCCGGAGTAATGGAAAAATATGTTCCTGGAGATTATGAATTTGATGTTCCAAAGAAACTGATTGATCTTTACAACAAAAAAGATTTCGGAAGCTATAAAGATAAAACAGGTGATGTTCCTGTAGGATTTACTGCTACCAACCACACAACCGGAGGAAACTCAGGAAGCCCTGCTCTTGATGCCAACGGAAACCTTGTTGGATTGAATTTCGACAGACAGTGGGAAGGAACAATGAGTGATATCAACTATGATCCTCGTTTCAGCAGAAACATCATGGTAGACACGAAATATATCCTTTTCATCATCGAAAAGTTCGCTGACTCAAAGTGGCTTGTTGATGAAATGAAGATTATAAAATAA
- a CDS encoding copper resistance protein NlpE, which yields MMKSKMLMLGMVSTLFLASCTKKETTETTANTDSATAVQPVAADSITKATPTAAGDTSENALDWAGTYEATVPCADCPGIKTSLTLNNDKTFSITEEYLDRNSKNQDKGTFAWDATGSMITLKGKSANYKYKVGENMLIQLDMEGKEIDGPNKDLYIFKKK from the coding sequence ATGATGAAAAGCAAAATGCTCATGTTGGGAATGGTATCAACTCTATTTTTAGCTTCATGTACTAAAAAAGAAACCACTGAAACAACGGCTAACACAGATTCTGCAACAGCAGTTCAGCCTGTAGCTGCAGACAGCATCACTAAAGCAACGCCTACAGCTGCGGGTGACACCTCTGAAAATGCATTGGACTGGGCCGGTACGTATGAAGCAACTGTTCCATGTGCTGACTGTCCGGGAATCAAGACTTCTTTAACATTGAACAATGATAAAACATTCAGCATTACTGAAGAATATCTTGACAGAAATTCAAAGAACCAGGATAAAGGAACTTTTGCATGGGATGCTACAGGAAGTATGATTACGTTAAAAGGCAAATCAGCCAATTATAAATATAAGGTTGGAGAGAATATGCTGATCCAGCTGGATATGGAAGGAAAAGAGATTGACGGTCCCAACAAGGATCTTTACATTTTCAAGAAAAAATAA
- a CDS encoding MgtC/SapB family protein, with the protein MDFLQDHYAIKNELLLILISVILGLFIGAEREYRNKSAGLRTFILVCFGACLFTILSIKIGVANPDRLAANIITGIGFLGAGVIFKGDNKIEGITTATTIWATASIGMAVGSGYVYIALLGTALVLIVLSALTYLQSFIDNYNKVREYKIALTNAEDIQYCETIFKGHHLRYQMLKQQYSTGNLTVIWRLTGKNIHHEEIIKRLIDDPKISAYQF; encoded by the coding sequence ATGGATTTTCTTCAGGATCATTATGCTATTAAAAATGAATTGCTGCTTATCCTTATTTCTGTTATTTTAGGACTGTTCATTGGTGCTGAACGTGAATACCGTAATAAATCTGCCGGTCTCAGAACTTTTATTCTGGTGTGTTTCGGTGCCTGCCTGTTTACGATACTTTCTATAAAAATAGGGGTTGCCAATCCCGATCGTCTTGCAGCCAATATCATTACGGGAATCGGGTTTCTGGGAGCAGGCGTTATTTTTAAAGGAGATAATAAAATTGAAGGAATTACTACCGCAACAACCATTTGGGCCACAGCTTCTATTGGAATGGCTGTAGGTTCCGGCTATGTTTATATTGCATTGTTGGGAACTGCTTTGGTTTTGATTGTTCTGAGTGCCTTAACCTATCTTCAGAGCTTTATTGATAATTATAATAAAGTAAGAGAATATAAGATTGCTTTAACGAATGCGGAGGATATTCAGTATTGTGAGACGATCTTCAAAGGCCATCATTTAAGATATCAGATGCTTAAACAACAATATTCAACGGGAAATCTAACCGTTATCTGGAGACTGACAGGAAAAAATATTCATCATGAAGAAATCATCAAACGGCTGATAGATGATCCCAAGATCTCAGCCTATCAGTTTTAA